In the genome of Streptomyces racemochromogenes, one region contains:
- a CDS encoding MFS transporter, translated as MTTAVTESPAGAAAPARGPRSRRTALAVLSTGMLMTVLDGSIVTVAMPAIQDDLGFSPAGLSWVVNAYLIAFGSLLLLAGRLGDLIGRRRMFLAGTAVFTAASLLAGFAGSPALLIAARFLQGVGSAMASAVSLGILVTLFPGTRERARAIAVFSFTGAAGASLGQVLGGVLTDALDWHWIFFINLPIGIAALLAALPALPADRGLGLRAGADVPGAVLVTAGLMAGIYAVVRVEEYGWTSAHTLGLGALSLALLAGFALRQAKTRTPLMPLRILRSRTVAGANLVQVLMVAALFSFQVLVALYLQQVRGYGAAETGLAMLPAALAIGGISLGGAAKLIARFGERRVLLTGLALLVAGLALLTRLPVRADYVTDLLPVMLLASGFGLALPALTTLGMSGADERDAGLASGLFNTTQQIGMALGVAVLSTLAASRTEALTAAGTARPEALTSGYHLAFATGAGLLLAATAVAAALLRSPRTR; from the coding sequence ATGACCACCGCAGTTACGGAATCCCCCGCCGGGGCGGCCGCTCCGGCCCGCGGCCCGCGCTCGCGCCGCACCGCCCTCGCCGTGCTCTCGACGGGCATGCTCATGACCGTCCTCGACGGCAGCATCGTCACCGTCGCCATGCCGGCCATCCAGGACGACCTCGGCTTCAGCCCCGCCGGCCTCAGCTGGGTCGTCAACGCCTACCTGATCGCCTTCGGCAGCCTGCTGCTCCTCGCCGGCCGGCTCGGCGACCTGATCGGCCGCCGGCGCATGTTCCTCGCGGGCACCGCCGTCTTCACGGCCGCCTCGCTGCTCGCCGGGTTCGCCGGGTCCCCCGCCCTGCTCATAGCCGCCCGCTTCCTCCAGGGCGTGGGCAGCGCCATGGCCTCCGCCGTCAGCCTCGGGATCCTCGTCACCCTCTTCCCCGGGACCCGCGAACGCGCCAGGGCCATCGCCGTGTTCTCCTTCACCGGAGCGGCCGGGGCCTCCCTCGGGCAGGTGCTCGGCGGGGTCCTCACCGACGCCCTCGACTGGCACTGGATCTTCTTCATCAACCTGCCCATCGGCATCGCCGCCCTGCTGGCCGCCCTGCCCGCGCTCCCCGCCGACCGGGGGCTCGGGCTGCGCGCCGGTGCCGACGTACCGGGCGCCGTACTCGTCACCGCCGGGCTGATGGCCGGGATCTACGCCGTCGTACGCGTCGAGGAGTACGGCTGGACCTCCGCGCACACCCTCGGCCTCGGGGCGCTCTCCCTGGCCCTGCTCGCCGGCTTCGCCCTGCGCCAGGCCAAGACCCGCACCCCGCTGATGCCCCTGCGGATCCTCCGCTCGCGCACCGTGGCCGGCGCCAACCTGGTCCAGGTGCTGATGGTGGCCGCGCTGTTCTCCTTCCAGGTCCTGGTGGCCCTCTACCTCCAGCAGGTCCGGGGCTACGGAGCCGCGGAGACCGGCCTCGCGATGCTGCCGGCCGCCCTGGCGATCGGCGGCATCTCCCTCGGCGGCGCGGCGAAGCTGATCGCCCGCTTCGGCGAGCGCCGCGTCCTGCTCACCGGCCTCGCCCTGCTGGTCGCCGGCCTCGCCCTGCTGACCCGCCTGCCGGTACGGGCCGACTACGTCACCGACCTGCTGCCCGTGATGCTGCTGGCCTCCGGCTTCGGCCTGGCCCTGCCCGCGCTCACCACCCTGGGGATGTCGGGCGCCGACGAGCGGGACGCCGGGCTGGCCTCGGGCCTCTTCAACACCACGCAGCAGATCGGCATGGCCCTCGGCGTCGCCGTCCTGTCCACCCTCGCCGCCTCGCGCACCGAGGCCCTGACGGCCGCCGGGACCGCCCGGCCCGAGGCCCTCACCTCCGGCTACCACCTGGCCTTCGCCACCGGCGCCGGCCTCCTGCTGGCGGCCACCGCCGTCGCGGCCGCCCTCCTGCGCTCCCCGCGGACCCGCTGA
- a CDS encoding MarR family winged helix-turn-helix transcriptional regulator: MTAMGSTSTEPDLSFLLDRTSHVLRTRMAAALGEIGLTARMHCVLVHAQEEERTQAQLAEIGDMDKTTMVVTVDALEKAGLAERRPSTKDRRARIIAVTEKGAAVSVESLRIVDTVHAEALADLAEEDRACLLRVLGRLAQGPLAVPAETSRPARRARQQ, from the coding sequence ATGACTGCGATGGGATCCACCTCGACCGAGCCCGACCTGTCCTTCCTCCTGGACCGCACCAGCCACGTCCTGCGGACCCGAATGGCCGCGGCCCTCGGTGAGATCGGACTGACCGCCCGCATGCACTGCGTCCTCGTGCACGCGCAGGAGGAAGAGCGCACACAGGCCCAGCTCGCCGAGATCGGCGACATGGACAAGACGACGATGGTCGTGACCGTCGACGCCCTGGAGAAGGCCGGACTGGCCGAGCGCCGGCCCTCCACCAAGGACCGGCGGGCCCGGATCATCGCGGTCACCGAGAAGGGTGCCGCCGTCTCCGTGGAGAGCCTGCGGATCGTCGACACGGTCCACGCCGAGGCCCTCGCCGACCTCGCCGAGGAGGACCGCGCGTGTCTGCTGCGGGTCCTCGGACGCCTCGCGCAGGGGCCGCTGGCCGTGCCCGCCGAGACCTCCCGCCCGGCCCGGCGCGCCCGGCAGCAGTAG
- a CDS encoding LysM peptidoglycan-binding domain-containing protein, which produces MGLFDFLKSDKKKEHEAAEKAKRETERQGPKTGSDMGSKYADSYADAASATKAAAERMAAAAPPKAAAPPAAKRMAPAAPSPASAAHKAVPVPPKQPPTPVPAATKRTYTVKPGDSLSAIARRELGNEARWRELYAMNRGVVGSNPDLIRPGMVLTLPN; this is translated from the coding sequence ATGGGACTCTTCGATTTCCTGAAGTCGGACAAGAAGAAGGAACACGAGGCCGCGGAGAAGGCGAAGCGGGAGACGGAGCGGCAGGGGCCGAAGACGGGCTCCGACATGGGCTCCAAGTACGCGGACTCCTACGCGGATGCCGCCTCCGCGACCAAGGCGGCCGCGGAGCGGATGGCCGCCGCGGCTCCGCCCAAGGCGGCGGCCCCGCCCGCGGCCAAGCGCATGGCGCCCGCCGCCCCGAGCCCCGCCTCGGCGGCCCACAAGGCCGTCCCGGTGCCGCCGAAGCAGCCCCCGACGCCGGTGCCGGCCGCCACGAAGCGCACGTACACCGTCAAGCCCGGCGACTCGCTCTCCGCCATCGCCCGCCGCGAGCTGGGCAACGAGGCCCGCTGGCGCGAGCTGTACGCCATGAACCGGGGCGTGGTCGGCTCCAACCCGGACCTCATCCGGCCGGGGATGGTGCTGACCCTGCCGAACTAG
- a CDS encoding DUF5324 family protein: protein MTRKDHARLAAENAKDAVKHAAEVVAPYAETARDAAAHYAHEANERLAPKVSHAACQASLHARAAYDNHLHPRMQAARTYVPPNVDRAAVKAVHHTRLAARQAAEYTAPRFESALAASRPVAEEAASRSTAALAALRGQVSAKEVQRLVRRQERKERCGRWVKGAALVGLLAGAAFAAWKWWDQQSNPDWLVEPPAATELSAQDAAPASFDDELAEKEHESNGGQNA from the coding sequence GTGACCCGCAAGGACCATGCGCGCCTGGCCGCCGAGAACGCCAAGGACGCCGTGAAGCACGCAGCGGAAGTGGTGGCCCCGTACGCAGAGACCGCCAGGGACGCGGCCGCGCACTACGCGCACGAGGCGAACGAGCGGCTGGCGCCCAAGGTCTCCCACGCGGCCTGCCAGGCCTCGCTGCACGCGCGCGCGGCCTACGACAACCACCTTCATCCCAGGATGCAGGCGGCGCGCACCTACGTTCCCCCGAACGTGGACCGGGCCGCGGTCAAGGCCGTCCACCACACGCGCCTCGCCGCGCGCCAGGCGGCCGAGTACACGGCGCCCCGGTTCGAGAGCGCCCTCGCGGCGAGCCGGCCGGTGGCCGAGGAGGCCGCGTCCCGTTCGACGGCGGCCCTCGCGGCACTGCGCGGCCAGGTCTCGGCCAAGGAGGTGCAGCGCCTGGTGCGGCGGCAGGAGCGCAAGGAGCGGTGCGGCCGCTGGGTCAAGGGCGCCGCACTGGTGGGGCTCCTGGCGGGCGCCGCCTTCGCGGCGTGGAAGTGGTGGGACCAGCAGTCGAACCCGGACTGGCTGGTGGAGCCCCCGGCGGCCACCGAGCTGTCCGCGCAGGACGCCGCCCCGGCCTCCTTCGACGACGAGCTGGCGGAGAAGGAGCACGAGTCGAACGGCGGCCAGAACGCCTGA
- a CDS encoding peptidylprolyl isomerase yields the protein MAEKLYATLKTNHGDIEIELLENFAPKTVRNFVELATGEREWTRPTDGQKTTAPLYDGTVFHRVISGFMIQGGDPLGNGTGGPGYQFADEFHPDLAFTKPYLLAMANAGPGTNGSQFFITVAPTAWLTRKHSIFGEVTDAASRKVVDAIASGPTNPRTERPLDDVIIQSVSIERR from the coding sequence GTGGCCGAGAAGCTCTACGCCACCCTGAAGACCAACCACGGCGACATCGAGATCGAGCTTCTGGAGAACTTCGCTCCGAAGACCGTCCGCAACTTCGTGGAGCTCGCCACGGGCGAGCGTGAGTGGACCCGTCCCACCGACGGCCAGAAGACCACGGCCCCGCTCTACGACGGCACCGTCTTCCACCGCGTCATCAGCGGCTTCATGATCCAGGGCGGCGACCCGCTCGGCAACGGCACCGGCGGCCCCGGCTACCAGTTCGCCGACGAGTTCCACCCCGACCTGGCCTTCACCAAGCCCTACCTGCTGGCGATGGCCAACGCCGGCCCGGGCACCAACGGCTCGCAGTTCTTCATCACGGTCGCCCCCACGGCCTGGCTGACCCGCAAGCACAGCATCTTCGGCGAGGTCACCGACGCGGCCAGCCGCAAGGTCGTCGACGCCATCGCCTCCGGCCCCACCAACCCGCGCACCGAGCGGCCGCTGGACGACGTGATCATCCAGTCGGTATCGATCGAGCGCCGCTGA
- a CDS encoding rhomboid family intramembrane serine protease: MDTDRLPGCYRHPDRDTGITCTRCERPICPECMISASVGFQCPECVRGGSGTGHSAAANAPRTVAGGLVTGDPQLVTKILIGINAAVFLAVLAMPALAVSLELLGRYVEYYGAPVEGISTGQYHRLLTSVFLHVEWWHIFGNMLALWVIGGPLEAALGRVRYLALYLLSGLGGSALVYLLTAPNTPTLGASGAVCGLLGATVVLARRLRYEMRPVLVTLGLMLLVTFVPFGGLSVSWQAHIGGLVTGALVALGMLAPATGRRRALVQTAACAVVFLLAVTVVIVRTAELT, from the coding sequence ATGGACACCGACCGCCTGCCGGGCTGCTACCGCCACCCGGACCGCGACACGGGGATCACCTGCACCCGCTGCGAGCGGCCCATCTGCCCCGAGTGCATGATCAGCGCCTCGGTGGGCTTCCAGTGCCCCGAGTGCGTCCGGGGCGGTTCCGGCACCGGGCACTCCGCCGCCGCCAACGCCCCGCGCACGGTCGCGGGCGGACTGGTGACGGGCGATCCCCAGCTCGTCACCAAGATCCTGATCGGGATCAACGCGGCGGTGTTCCTCGCCGTCCTGGCGATGCCCGCTCTGGCCGTGAGCCTGGAGCTGCTCGGCCGGTACGTGGAGTACTACGGGGCGCCCGTCGAGGGGATCTCCACCGGGCAGTACCACCGGCTGCTGACCTCGGTGTTCCTGCACGTCGAGTGGTGGCACATCTTCGGCAACATGCTCGCCCTGTGGGTGATCGGCGGTCCGCTGGAGGCGGCCCTGGGACGCGTCCGCTACCTCGCGCTGTACCTGCTGTCCGGGCTGGGCGGCAGCGCCCTCGTCTACCTGCTCACCGCGCCGAACACCCCGACCCTCGGCGCCTCCGGCGCGGTGTGCGGCCTGCTCGGCGCCACGGTGGTCCTCGCCCGCCGGCTCCGCTACGAGATGCGGCCGGTGCTGGTCACCCTCGGGCTGATGCTGCTGGTCACCTTCGTGCCCTTCGGCGGGCTGTCGGTGTCCTGGCAGGCGCACATCGGAGGCCTGGTGACCGGCGCGCTGGTGGCGCTCGGGATGCTGGCGCCCGCCACGGGCCGCAGGCGGGCCCTGGTCCAGACGGCGGCCTGTGCGGTGGTGTTCCTGCTGGCCGTGACGGTGGTCATCGTCCGGACGGCCGAACTCACCTGA
- the crgA gene encoding cell division protein CrgA, whose product MPKSRIRKKDDYTPPPAKQAQTIRLTNRSWVAPVMLAFFLIGLAWIVVFYVTDTRLPVEALGNWNIVVGFGFIAAGFGVSTQWK is encoded by the coding sequence GTGCCGAAGTCACGTATCCGCAAGAAGGACGACTACACGCCGCCGCCGGCGAAGCAGGCGCAGACGATCAGGCTGACGAACCGCAGCTGGGTCGCGCCGGTCATGCTGGCCTTCTTCCTCATCGGCCTCGCGTGGATCGTGGTCTTCTACGTGACCGATACCCGGCTGCCCGTGGAGGCGCTGGGCAACTGGAACATCGTGGTCGGCTTCGGCTTCATCGCGGCGGGCTTCGGCGTCTCCACCCAGTGGAAGTAG
- a CDS encoding DUF881 domain-containing protein, which yields MSNSDDSSTGARRRARPVRLLTAVVFALAGLIFVTSFNTSKGTNIRTDASLLKLSDLIHERSAKNAELEKTAAAARDQVDALAARDSGSTKAEEAKLAALRTASGTEELTGRGLTVTLNDAPPNATARVPGVPEPQPNDLVIHQQDLQAVVNALWLGGAEGIEVMGQRLIATSAVRCVGNTLILQGRVYSPPYKVSAVGDPAALRKAINASPAIQNYLLYVNAYGLGWKVDEEKRLTLPGYSGTVDLHYAKPLESAAP from the coding sequence TTGAGCAATTCCGACGACTCCTCCACGGGTGCCCGCCGCCGGGCCAGGCCCGTCCGGCTGCTGACGGCTGTCGTCTTCGCCCTCGCCGGCCTCATCTTCGTCACCAGCTTCAACACCTCCAAGGGTACGAACATCCGGACGGACGCCTCGCTGCTGAAGCTGTCCGACCTCATCCACGAGCGCAGCGCCAAGAACGCCGAGCTGGAGAAGACCGCCGCCGCCGCGCGCGACCAGGTGGACGCCCTCGCCGCGCGCGACAGCGGCAGCACCAAGGCCGAGGAGGCCAAGCTCGCCGCCCTGCGCACCGCCTCCGGCACCGAGGAGCTCACCGGCCGGGGGCTGACGGTCACCCTCAACGACGCGCCGCCCAACGCCACCGCCCGCGTCCCCGGCGTCCCCGAACCCCAGCCCAACGACCTGGTGATCCACCAGCAGGACCTGCAGGCCGTGGTGAACGCGCTGTGGCTGGGCGGCGCCGAGGGCATCGAGGTGATGGGCCAGCGGCTGATCGCCACCAGTGCGGTGCGCTGCGTCGGCAACACCCTGATCCTCCAGGGCCGCGTCTACTCGCCGCCCTACAAGGTCTCCGCCGTCGGCGACCCGGCCGCGCTGCGCAAGGCGATCAACGCCTCCCCCGCCATCCAGAACTACCTGCTGTACGTCAACGCGTACGGGCTCGGCTGGAAAGTGGACGAGGAGAAGCGGCTGACACTGCCCGGCTACTCCGGCACAGTGGACCTCCACTATGCGAAGCCGCTGGAGTCCGCCGCGCCGTGA
- a CDS encoding class E sortase, whose protein sequence is MRSRWSPPRRDVVLRLVVRTFSEVCLTAGTLIVLFTAYVLLWTGVKADRAAAAERDRLREHWAASAPAAAPAPRQGQAPAPGAGQAPAPQEPAPAPYEPGRAFAELYVPRFGKDWSRPVLEGTDPEPLKRGLGHYTGSARPGGDGNFAVAGHRRTYGDPFKDVPELRPGDTVTVRDATGWYTYTVRAAPLRVLPAETGVVAPVPRRSPFATPGKYLTLTTCDPEWGHSHRLVVWAELTGTRPAGGR, encoded by the coding sequence ATGCGAAGCCGCTGGAGTCCGCCGCGCCGTGACGTCGTACTGCGCCTGGTGGTACGGACGTTCAGCGAGGTGTGCCTGACCGCCGGGACGCTGATCGTCCTGTTCACGGCGTACGTACTGCTGTGGACCGGCGTCAAGGCCGACCGGGCCGCGGCGGCCGAGCGCGACCGGCTGCGCGAGCACTGGGCGGCGTCCGCCCCGGCGGCGGCCCCCGCCCCCCGGCAGGGGCAGGCCCCCGCCCCCGGAGCCGGGCAGGCCCCCGCACCCCAGGAGCCCGCGCCGGCGCCGTACGAGCCCGGGCGGGCCTTCGCCGAGCTGTACGTCCCCCGCTTCGGCAAGGACTGGAGCAGGCCCGTCCTGGAGGGCACGGACCCCGAACCGCTGAAGAGGGGCCTCGGCCACTACACCGGCTCGGCCCGCCCCGGAGGCGACGGGAACTTCGCGGTGGCCGGACACCGGCGCACCTACGGCGACCCCTTCAAGGACGTCCCCGAGCTGCGGCCCGGGGACACCGTGACCGTCCGGGACGCCACCGGCTGGTACACGTACACCGTCCGGGCCGCGCCGCTGCGCGTCCTGCCCGCCGAGACCGGGGTGGTCGCGCCGGTGCCGCGCCGGTCCCCGTTCGCCACCCCCGGCAAGTACCTCACCCTCACCACCTGCGATCCCGAGTGGGGGCACAGCCACCGCCTAGTGGTCTGGGCGGAGCTCACCGGCACCCGGCCCGCCGGGGGCCGGTGA
- a CDS encoding aminodeoxychorismate/anthranilate synthase component II, with translation MSARILVVDNYDSFVFNLVQYLYQLGAECEVLRNDEVELAHAQDGFDGVLLSPGPGTPEEAGVCVDMVRHCADTGVPVFGVCLGMQSMAVAYGGVVDRAPELLHGKTSPVVHEGLGVFAGLPSPFTATRYHSLAAEPATLPDVLEVTARTEDGIIMGLRHREHDVEGVQFHPESVLTEWGHRMLANWLVRCGDAGAVERSVGLAPVVGKAVA, from the coding sequence GTGAGCGCGCGCATTCTGGTTGTCGACAACTACGACAGCTTTGTCTTCAATCTGGTCCAGTACCTCTACCAGCTCGGCGCCGAATGCGAGGTGCTGCGCAACGACGAGGTGGAGCTCGCGCACGCACAGGACGGCTTCGACGGCGTCCTGCTCTCCCCCGGCCCCGGCACGCCGGAAGAGGCGGGCGTCTGCGTGGACATGGTCCGGCACTGCGCCGACACGGGCGTACCGGTGTTCGGCGTCTGCCTCGGCATGCAGTCCATGGCGGTCGCCTACGGCGGCGTCGTCGACCGCGCCCCCGAGCTGCTGCACGGCAAGACCTCGCCCGTGGTCCACGAGGGGCTCGGCGTCTTCGCCGGACTGCCGTCGCCGTTCACCGCGACCCGCTACCACTCGCTCGCGGCCGAGCCGGCGACCCTGCCCGACGTCCTGGAGGTGACCGCGCGCACCGAGGACGGGATCATCATGGGCCTGCGGCACCGGGAGCACGACGTGGAGGGCGTCCAGTTCCACCCCGAGTCGGTGCTGACCGAGTGGGGCCACCGGATGCTCGCGAACTGGCTGGTGCGCTGCGGTGACGCCGGAGCCGTCGAGCGGTCGGTGGGGCTGGCCCCGGTGGTGGGCAAGGCCGTCGCGTGA
- a CDS encoding class E sortase: protein MSRARRRSAPPPADRSVIAGALSLLGELLITVGLVLGLFVAYSLWWTNVLADRQASARGDEIRQRWGSPSPSSSGPVQPGALDTKDGVGFLHVPAMRNGEVLVKEGTSPDVLNDGVAGYYLDPVKSALPSDDKGNFALAAHRDGHGAKFHNIDKVKNGDAIVFETKDTWYVYKVFAELAQTSKYNTDVINPVPKQSGKTAPGRYITLTTCTPVYTSKYRYIVWGELVRTEKVDDKRTKPAELR, encoded by the coding sequence GTGTCTCGTGCCCGCCGCCGTTCCGCACCGCCGCCCGCCGACCGCAGCGTGATCGCGGGGGCCCTGAGCCTGCTGGGCGAGCTCCTGATCACGGTGGGCCTGGTCCTGGGCCTGTTCGTGGCGTACTCGCTCTGGTGGACCAACGTCCTCGCCGACCGGCAGGCCTCGGCGCGCGGCGACGAGATCCGCCAGCGCTGGGGCAGCCCCTCGCCCTCGTCGAGCGGTCCGGTGCAGCCGGGTGCCCTGGACACCAAGGACGGCGTCGGCTTCCTGCACGTGCCCGCGATGAGGAACGGTGAGGTGCTGGTCAAGGAGGGCACCTCGCCGGACGTCCTGAACGACGGCGTGGCCGGGTACTACCTGGATCCGGTGAAGTCCGCGCTGCCCTCGGACGACAAGGGCAACTTCGCGCTGGCCGCGCACCGCGACGGGCACGGGGCGAAGTTCCACAACATCGACAAGGTGAAGAACGGCGACGCGATCGTCTTCGAGACCAAGGACACCTGGTACGTCTACAAGGTCTTCGCGGAGCTGGCCCAGACCTCGAAGTACAACACGGACGTGATCAACCCGGTCCCCAAGCAGTCGGGCAAGACCGCCCCGGGCCGGTACATCACCCTGACGACCTGCACCCCGGTGTACACCTCGAAGTACCGCTACATCGTCTGGGGCGAGCTGGTCCGGACGGAGAAGGTGGACGACAAGCGCACCAAGCCGGCGGAGCTGCGCTGA
- the pknB gene encoding Stk1 family PASTA domain-containing Ser/Thr kinase yields the protein MEEPRRLGGRYELSHVLGRGGMAEVYLGHDTRLGRTVAVKTLRADLARDPSFQARFRREAQSAASLNHPAIVAVYDTGEDYVDNISIPYIVMEYVDGSTLRELLHSGRKLLPERTLEMCIGILQALEYSHRAGIVHRDIKPANVMLTRTGQVKVMDFGIARAMGDSGMTMTQTAAVIGTAQYLSPEQAKGEQVDARSDLYSAGCLLYELLCVRPPFVGDSPVAVAYQHVREEPQPPSNFDPEITPVMDAIVLKALVKDPDYRYQSADEMRADIEACLEGQPVAATASMGAAGYGYPDQGGYGHQGYDQPTTALRSQDSGQTSMMPPMPPGGGDGNYAYDNQGHGGYDQGHGRRQQKKSRASTILLAVAAVLVLVGAILIGKTIFNSTADNRPAVPKLVGQTFEQAQSSAKNMGLGLEKEAEEPCADQPKGNVCSQNPAPDTKVDKGTTVKVKVSSGAPKVAVPDVTRLKFEDAESSLKSKKFQVEKKLVESDTAAPGTVLEQNPKSGSQAEQGSVITLQVAKEVAKGVVPDLKGMNKAAATKALTDAKLKLGSTTEVDSPGAAPQTVVQQQYEPGQQLPKDTPVNVSISKASSQPTVVPPLAGQTVAQAKNTLKAANLNFGAVLSGPTDDNAVIMASEPAVSQPVPAGTVVNVRTMANPSQPQDGGQQGGGWFGGLTGGNRR from the coding sequence ATGGAAGAGCCGCGTCGCCTCGGCGGCCGGTACGAGCTGAGCCACGTGCTCGGCCGCGGTGGCATGGCCGAGGTCTACCTCGGCCACGACACCCGGCTCGGCCGTACCGTAGCCGTCAAGACCCTGCGTGCCGACCTCGCCCGTGACCCGTCCTTCCAGGCCCGGTTCCGCCGCGAGGCCCAGTCGGCCGCCTCGCTGAACCACCCGGCGATCGTCGCCGTCTACGACACCGGCGAGGACTACGTCGACAACATCTCCATCCCGTACATCGTGATGGAGTACGTCGACGGCTCGACCCTGCGCGAGCTGCTGCACTCCGGCCGCAAGCTGCTCCCCGAGCGCACCCTCGAGATGTGCATCGGCATCCTCCAGGCCCTGGAGTACTCCCACCGCGCCGGCATCGTCCACCGCGACATCAAGCCCGCCAACGTGATGCTCACCCGGACGGGCCAGGTCAAGGTCATGGACTTCGGCATCGCCCGGGCCATGGGCGACTCCGGCATGACCATGACGCAGACGGCCGCCGTGATCGGCACCGCCCAGTACCTCTCCCCGGAGCAGGCCAAGGGCGAGCAGGTCGACGCGCGCTCCGACCTCTACTCCGCGGGCTGCCTGCTCTACGAGCTGCTGTGCGTCCGCCCCCCGTTCGTCGGCGACTCCCCGGTGGCCGTCGCGTACCAGCACGTACGCGAGGAGCCCCAGCCCCCGTCGAACTTCGACCCCGAGATCACGCCCGTGATGGACGCCATCGTCCTCAAGGCCCTGGTCAAGGACCCCGACTACCGCTACCAGTCCGCCGACGAGATGCGGGCCGACATCGAGGCCTGCCTCGAGGGCCAGCCCGTCGCCGCGACCGCCTCCATGGGCGCCGCCGGCTACGGCTACCCCGACCAGGGCGGCTACGGGCACCAGGGCTACGACCAGCCCACCACCGCCCTGCGCTCCCAGGACTCCGGCCAGACCTCGATGATGCCGCCGATGCCCCCCGGGGGCGGCGACGGCAACTACGCGTACGACAACCAGGGCCACGGCGGCTACGACCAGGGTCACGGGCGCCGCCAGCAGAAGAAGAGCCGCGCCTCGACGATCCTGCTGGCGGTCGCCGCGGTCCTCGTCCTGGTCGGCGCGATCCTGATCGGCAAGACCATCTTCAACAGCACGGCGGACAACCGCCCCGCCGTGCCCAAGCTCGTCGGCCAGACCTTCGAGCAGGCGCAGAGCAGCGCCAAGAACATGGGCCTCGGTCTGGAGAAGGAGGCCGAGGAGCCCTGCGCGGACCAGCCCAAGGGCAACGTCTGCTCGCAGAACCCGGCACCCGACACCAAGGTCGACAAGGGCACCACGGTCAAGGTCAAGGTGTCCTCGGGCGCTCCCAAGGTCGCGGTCCCCGACGTCACGCGGCTGAAGTTCGAGGACGCCGAGTCGAGCCTGAAGTCGAAGAAGTTCCAGGTCGAGAAGAAGCTCGTCGAATCCGACACGGCCGCTCCCGGCACCGTGCTGGAGCAGAACCCCAAGAGCGGCAGCCAGGCCGAGCAGGGTTCCGTGATCACGCTCCAGGTCGCCAAGGAAGTCGCCAAGGGCGTCGTCCCGGACCTCAAGGGCATGAACAAGGCGGCCGCGACCAAGGCCCTGACGGACGCCAAGCTGAAGCTCGGCAGCACGACCGAGGTCGACTCCCCGGGAGCCGCGCCCCAGACGGTCGTCCAGCAGCAGTACGAGCCCGGTCAGCAGCTCCCCAAGGACACCCCGGTCAACGTCAGCATCTCCAAGGCGTCGTCCCAGCCGACCGTGGTCCCGCCGCTGGCCGGCCAGACCGTGGCGCAGGCCAAGAACACCCTCAAGGCGGCCAACCTGAACTTCGGGGCGGTCCTGAGCGGTCCGACGGACGACAACGCCGTGATCATGGCCTCCGAGCCGGCCGTGTCCCAGCCGGTCCCGGCGGGCACGGTCGTCAACGTCCGGACGATGGCCAACCCCAGCCAGCCGCAGGACGGCGGCCAGCAGGGCGGGGGCTGGTTCGGCGGCCTCACGGGCGGAAACCGCCGCTAG